One region of Xylanimonas ulmi genomic DNA includes:
- a CDS encoding prepilin-type N-terminal cleavage/methylation domain-containing protein: MTARARQREAGVTLAELVVVMMVGSVVLALVGALTVGLLRSNARNLARQEQVDAARTGVSWLSRSLERAVAPSAVSDRLTGDLAILAASDTELRFYALLDDGGSDVEATGPSLVTFAVLDGALHRIVRRPDPSPTGDWTFTCGATQCPDLHEDLVVARGVTGAVFRYVDRAGGRLPADASARTLTEAERAAVASVEVSIVIADPADPGATTTVLARVSLLDYWSEL, translated from the coding sequence ATGACGGCGCGCGCACGCCAACGGGAAGCCGGGGTCACATTGGCCGAGTTGGTCGTCGTCATGATGGTCGGCTCGGTCGTCCTGGCGCTGGTCGGCGCCCTGACCGTCGGCCTGCTTCGGTCCAACGCGCGCAACCTCGCACGCCAGGAGCAGGTCGACGCCGCGCGGACGGGCGTCTCGTGGCTGTCGCGCAGCCTGGAGCGGGCCGTGGCGCCCAGTGCGGTGTCCGACCGCCTCACCGGTGACCTCGCCATCCTCGCGGCGAGCGACACCGAACTGCGGTTCTATGCGCTGCTCGACGACGGCGGATCGGACGTCGAGGCGACCGGGCCGAGCCTGGTGACATTCGCCGTGCTCGACGGCGCCCTGCACCGGATCGTGCGGCGCCCCGACCCGTCGCCGACAGGGGACTGGACATTCACGTGCGGCGCGACGCAGTGCCCCGACCTGCACGAGGACCTAGTGGTGGCCCGCGGCGTCACCGGTGCGGTGTTCCGGTACGTCGACCGCGCCGGAGGGCGCCTGCCCGCCGACGCCTCCGCGCGCACCCTGACCGAGGCGGAACGCGCGGCGGTCGCCTCGGTCGAGGTGTCCATCGTGATCGCCGACCCCGCCGACCCCGGCGCGACCACCACCGTGCTGGCTCGCGTCTCCCTGCTGGACTACTGGAGCGAACTGTGA
- the pilM gene encoding type IV pilus assembly protein PilM: MARTRVVGLDLGSRCVRAAEVEVHATRSGSHATLLRFGEEPLDPGAIRDGEVVRQAPVALALRTLWRRERLRCKNVVLGVGNQRVFVRDLCLPGAPLERLRSTLRYQPVQDLLPVRVEDCLLDFHPVRVDDDGAVHGMLIAAPEETVDANTSAVVAAGLRPVRVDLNAFGLTRSIIHGRLREEVVGVVDIGATITDIIVVDHGVLRMYRTLATGSDDMTSAVRHATALTEQQAEEVKRHFGITSPPDVPTDVAPGIDAMARRARALGESIRTSFGYYAASAGRPVVRLLLTGRGAQTPGLAQYLSTSLGLPTAFGVAGSEVEVARTAQGHDLTGDLRTSLPVALGLALGVAA; encoded by the coding sequence ATGGCCAGAACCCGAGTCGTCGGCCTTGACCTCGGCAGTCGGTGCGTGCGCGCCGCGGAGGTCGAGGTCCACGCCACCCGGTCAGGATCGCACGCCACGCTGCTGCGCTTCGGCGAGGAGCCGCTCGACCCCGGCGCGATCCGCGACGGGGAGGTGGTTCGCCAGGCTCCCGTGGCGCTCGCGCTGCGCACACTGTGGCGGCGCGAACGCCTGCGCTGCAAGAACGTGGTGCTGGGCGTCGGCAACCAGCGCGTGTTCGTGCGCGACCTGTGCCTGCCTGGGGCCCCGCTCGAACGGCTGAGGTCCACACTCCGCTACCAACCCGTGCAGGACCTCCTGCCCGTGCGCGTCGAGGACTGCCTGCTCGACTTCCATCCGGTGCGCGTCGACGATGACGGCGCCGTCCACGGCATGCTCATCGCGGCCCCGGAGGAGACCGTCGACGCGAACACCTCGGCGGTGGTGGCGGCGGGGCTCCGACCGGTCCGGGTCGACCTCAACGCGTTCGGCCTCACCCGGTCGATCATCCACGGGCGGCTGCGCGAGGAGGTCGTGGGCGTCGTCGACATCGGTGCGACGATCACCGACATCATCGTGGTCGACCACGGCGTGCTGCGCATGTATCGCACGCTCGCGACGGGATCGGACGACATGACCTCGGCCGTCCGCCACGCCACGGCGCTGACCGAGCAGCAGGCCGAGGAGGTCAAACGCCACTTCGGCATCACGAGTCCACCCGATGTGCCCACCGACGTCGCCCCAGGGATCGACGCCATGGCCCGACGGGCGCGCGCGCTGGGCGAGTCCATCCGCACGAGCTTCGGCTACTACGCGGCGTCGGCCGGCCGGCCCGTCGTACGCCTGCTGCTGACGGGCCGCGGCGCGCAGACGCCGGGACTGGCCCAGTACCTGTCGACCTCGCTGGGGCTGCCGACCGCGTTCGGCGTGGCTGGCTCCGAGGTCGAGGTCGCCCGCACGGCACAGGGTCATGACCTGACCGGGGACCTGCGCACGTCGCTGCCGGTCGCGCTCGGCCTGGCGCTGGGGGTGGCCGCATGA
- a CDS encoding prepilin peptidase, which yields MGPIAPAGLLGLLIGSFLNVVIWRVPRGLSVLPRSACPHCAAPVRARDNVPVVSWLALRGRCRACRTPISVRYLVVEASTAALFAGAAALTGWSWTLPAALHLVAVGVALACIDLELRRLPDRVLGPASVVGVILLTLAAWNPGGPAQWTDLGRAGLGAGGLLAFYLVLVLVWPGGMGLGDVKLAGLLGGYLGWFGVGALVIGGFAAFLFGGAFAIGLLASGRARPGTGIPFGPWMLLGAAFGILAGEHLWAHYLALLNV from the coding sequence ATGGGACCCATCGCGCCCGCGGGGCTGCTCGGCCTGCTCATCGGCTCGTTCCTCAACGTCGTCATCTGGCGTGTGCCGCGCGGACTGTCGGTGCTGCCGCGCAGCGCCTGCCCGCACTGCGCGGCCCCGGTCCGCGCCCGTGACAACGTCCCCGTCGTGTCGTGGCTCGCGCTGCGCGGCCGCTGTCGCGCCTGCCGCACGCCCATCAGCGTCCGCTACCTGGTCGTCGAGGCCAGCACCGCCGCGCTGTTCGCCGGCGCGGCGGCGTTGACGGGTTGGTCGTGGACGTTGCCCGCAGCGCTGCACCTGGTCGCCGTCGGCGTGGCCCTGGCCTGCATCGACCTCGAACTGCGCCGACTGCCCGACCGCGTCCTGGGCCCGGCGTCCGTCGTCGGCGTCATACTGCTCACCCTCGCCGCATGGAACCCGGGCGGACCGGCTCAGTGGACGGACCTGGGACGTGCGGGCCTCGGCGCGGGGGGTCTGCTGGCGTTCTACCTGGTGCTGGTCCTGGTCTGGCCCGGCGGGATGGGGCTCGGCGACGTCAAGCTCGCGGGGCTGCTGGGCGGGTACCTGGGCTGGTTCGGCGTCGGCGCTCTCGTCATCGGCGGGTTCGCCGCCTTCCTGTTCGGCGGCGCCTTCGCGATCGGACTGCTCGCCTCAGGACGAGCCCGCCCCGGGACGGGCATCCCCTTCGGGCCGTGGATGCTGCTGGGCGCGGCCTTCGGCATCCTTGCCGGCGAGCACCTGTGGGCGCACTATCTCGCGCTGCTGAACGTGTGA
- a CDS encoding ABC transporter ATP-binding protein: MSEQKTETSAPASEPELTEEERLEIELGEQARIASDSWDSVAPGKADHFGQSFGRMIGLLKPYKVAMAIVVVMGAASVVLSVWAPRVLGRATDVVFSGFASRQFPAGLTQDEAVAGLRQAGQGRIADMVATMEHFVPGQGIDFDRLRELMVSVLVIYVAAAVLGWAQGFITNIVMVKAMWRLREDVEAKVNRLPLRYFDRVQRGEVISRVTNDIDNVTQTMQQALSGAITAVLTVVGVLAMMFSLSWQLALVTLVSLPLMGVVFGVIGPKSQKAFGVQWRKVGRLNARVEESFSGHALVKTFGRRADFQARFAVDNEELYQQSFKAQFLSGIIWPAMSFIGNLSYVTIAVIGGLMVAGGSMSLGAIQAFIQYSQMFTQPLQQLGGMVAVVQSGTASAERVFQFLDEDEQEPDDVDAPAPVEGEGVIEFEHVHFSYSQDAPLIEDLSFTVRPGQTVAIVGPTGAGKTTLVNLLMRFYDPQGGRILVDGQDIADLTRHDARARTGMVLQDTWLFAGTIRENIRYGRQSATDEEVLAAARATYVDRFVHSLPHGYDTMLEEDAANLSAGERQLITIARAFVSQPSILILDEATSSVDTRTEKLLQHAMASLRHGRTSFVIAHRLSTIRDADLILVMEHGAIVEQGTHEELLAARGAYDALYQSQFSGAFEEPELA, encoded by the coding sequence ATGAGCGAGCAGAAGACTGAGACGTCCGCGCCGGCGAGCGAGCCGGAGCTGACCGAGGAGGAGCGGCTCGAGATCGAGTTGGGCGAGCAGGCCCGCATCGCCTCCGACTCCTGGGACTCCGTCGCGCCCGGCAAGGCCGACCACTTCGGCCAGTCGTTCGGGCGCATGATCGGCCTGCTCAAGCCGTACAAGGTGGCGATGGCGATCGTCGTGGTCATGGGCGCCGCCTCGGTGGTGCTCTCGGTGTGGGCGCCGCGCGTGCTCGGCCGCGCCACCGACGTCGTCTTCTCGGGCTTCGCCTCGCGGCAGTTCCCCGCGGGCCTGACCCAGGACGAGGCCGTGGCGGGCCTGCGGCAGGCAGGTCAGGGACGGATCGCCGACATGGTCGCGACCATGGAGCACTTCGTGCCCGGGCAGGGCATCGACTTCGACCGCCTGCGCGAGCTCATGGTCTCGGTGCTGGTCATCTACGTCGCCGCGGCCGTGCTCGGCTGGGCGCAGGGCTTCATCACGAACATCGTCATGGTCAAGGCCATGTGGCGCCTGCGCGAGGACGTCGAGGCCAAGGTCAACCGCCTGCCGTTGCGGTACTTCGACCGGGTGCAGCGCGGTGAGGTCATCTCGCGCGTGACCAACGACATCGACAACGTCACCCAGACCATGCAGCAGGCGCTGTCGGGCGCCATCACCGCGGTGCTGACCGTCGTCGGTGTGCTCGCCATGATGTTCTCGCTGTCGTGGCAGCTCGCCCTGGTCACGCTCGTCTCGCTGCCGCTCATGGGCGTGGTGTTCGGCGTCATCGGCCCGAAGTCGCAGAAGGCCTTCGGCGTCCAGTGGCGCAAGGTCGGTCGCCTCAACGCGCGCGTCGAGGAGTCGTTCTCCGGCCACGCGCTGGTCAAGACGTTCGGGCGCCGCGCGGACTTCCAGGCCCGGTTCGCCGTCGACAACGAGGAGCTGTACCAGCAGTCGTTCAAGGCGCAGTTCCTGTCCGGGATCATCTGGCCCGCGATGTCGTTCATCGGCAACCTGTCCTACGTCACCATCGCCGTCATCGGCGGCCTAATGGTGGCCGGCGGGTCGATGAGCCTCGGCGCGATCCAGGCGTTCATCCAGTACTCGCAGATGTTCACCCAGCCGCTGCAGCAGCTCGGCGGGATGGTCGCCGTCGTCCAGTCCGGCACGGCCTCGGCCGAGCGCGTCTTCCAGTTCCTGGACGAGGACGAGCAGGAGCCCGACGACGTCGACGCCCCGGCCCCGGTCGAGGGGGAGGGCGTCATCGAGTTCGAGCACGTCCACTTCTCCTACAGCCAGGACGCCCCGCTCATCGAGGACCTCTCGTTCACCGTGCGCCCCGGCCAGACCGTCGCGATCGTCGGGCCCACCGGCGCCGGCAAGACGACGCTGGTCAACCTGCTCATGCGGTTCTACGACCCGCAGGGCGGGCGCATCCTCGTCGACGGACAGGACATCGCGGACCTGACGCGGCACGACGCGCGCGCCCGCACCGGCATGGTGCTGCAGGACACGTGGCTGTTCGCCGGGACCATCCGGGAGAACATCCGCTACGGGCGCCAGTCGGCGACCGACGAGGAGGTGCTCGCCGCCGCGCGCGCCACCTACGTCGACCGGTTCGTCCACTCCCTGCCGCACGGCTACGACACCATGCTGGAGGAGGACGCCGCGAACCTGTCGGCGGGTGAGCGGCAGCTGATCACGATCGCGCGCGCGTTCGTGTCCCAGCCGTCGATCCTCATCCTCGACGAGGCCACCAGCTCGGTCGACACCCGCACCGAGAAGCTGCTGCAGCACGCCATGGCGTCACTGCGTCACGGGCGCACCTCGTTCGTCATCGCCCACCGCCTGTCGACCATCCGTGACGCCGACCTCATCCTCGTGATGGAGCACGGCGCCATCGTCGAGCAGGGCACGCACGAGGAGTTGCTCGCGGCCCGCGGGGCCTACGACGCGCTCTACCAGTCGCAGTTCTCGGGCGCCTTCGAGGAGCCCGAGCTGGCCTGA